A genomic stretch from uncultured Pseudodesulfovibrio sp. includes:
- a CDS encoding sugar ABC transporter permease, whose amino-acid sequence MNKWNNNKAWFFILPVFIIVAFSAIIPLMTVVNYSVQDIFGPGQRFFVGVEWFKEVLRDVRLHDALWRQLAFSGLVLLIEMPLGIAIALTMPKKGWASSACLVILALPLLIPWNVIGTIWIIFTRPDIGLFGYLVNGAGISFDHTAHALDAWVTLMLMEVWHWTPLVVLLAYAGLRAIPEAYYQAAKIDGASAWAIFRFIQLPKMRGVLTIALLLRFMDSFLIYAEPFVLTGGGPGNSTTFLSIYLVKIAVGQFDLGPAAAFSLIYFLIILLFCWLFYQALQAVGTGEKS is encoded by the coding sequence ATGAATAAATGGAACAACAATAAAGCATGGTTTTTCATTCTCCCGGTCTTCATCATCGTGGCTTTCAGCGCGATCATTCCGCTCATGACCGTTGTCAACTATTCGGTACAGGACATTTTCGGACCGGGACAACGATTCTTCGTCGGTGTCGAATGGTTCAAGGAAGTCCTGAGAGACGTCCGACTCCATGATGCCCTGTGGCGGCAGTTGGCTTTCTCGGGTCTTGTCCTGCTGATTGAAATGCCCCTTGGTATCGCCATAGCCCTGACCATGCCGAAAAAAGGCTGGGCGTCATCCGCGTGTCTTGTCATTCTGGCTCTGCCGCTGCTGATCCCATGGAATGTTATCGGCACGATCTGGATCATTTTCACCAGACCGGACATCGGTTTGTTCGGATATCTGGTCAACGGGGCTGGGATCTCGTTTGACCACACCGCTCACGCCTTGGACGCATGGGTAACGCTCATGCTCATGGAGGTCTGGCACTGGACGCCACTTGTCGTCCTGTTGGCCTATGCAGGACTTCGGGCCATTCCAGAGGCCTATTACCAGGCGGCCAAGATTGACGGCGCCTCAGCCTGGGCCATTTTCCGTTTCATCCAGCTCCCCAAGATGCGGGGTGTTCTGACCATTGCCCTGCTGCTGCGGTTCATGGACAGTTTCCTTATTTACGCAGAGCCCTTTGTCCTCACAGGCGGCGGGCCCGGCAACTCGACGACGTTCCTGTCCATCTATCTTGTCAAAATTGCTGTCGGTCAATTCGACCTTGGCCCGGCTGCAGCGTTCTCGTTGATCTACTTCCTCATCATCCTGTTGTTCTGCTGGTTGTTCTATCAGGCTCTCCAGGCTGTCGGAACAGGAGAAAAATCATGA
- a CDS encoding ABC transporter ATP-binding protein, translated as MARIELNEIRHSYRQNPVDEDDFALKRIHTVWEDGGAYALLGPSGCGKTTMLNIISGLLKPSHGSILYDGKDVSAMQPEQRNIAQVFQFPVLYDTMTVYQNLAFPLKNRGVPKADINKRVDEIAEALDLKQDLHKRAAGLSADAKQKISLGRGLVRSDVAAILFDEPLTVIDPHLKWDLRRKLKEIHKEFKLTMIYVTHDQVEAMTFADQIVVMYEGEIVQTGTPEELFENPDHTFVGYFIGSPGMNFLECTVQESMALVDDVAIPLTPSYAEKAVKMGGKLKIGIRPMYVGIHDAEVENGVAAQVIGMEDQGFCRIITAQFGNKTIKARIKDNRRIPDGTCWLSFPLEKTKLYCDERLVK; from the coding sequence ATGGCGCGCATTGAACTCAACGAAATCAGACACAGCTATCGTCAGAACCCGGTGGATGAAGACGATTTCGCGCTGAAGCGAATCCACACGGTTTGGGAGGATGGCGGAGCATACGCCCTGCTCGGTCCATCCGGTTGCGGCAAGACAACAATGCTGAACATCATATCAGGGTTGCTGAAACCGTCACATGGCAGCATCCTCTATGATGGCAAAGATGTCTCCGCCATGCAGCCGGAACAGCGAAACATTGCCCAAGTATTCCAGTTCCCCGTTCTGTATGACACAATGACTGTATATCAGAATCTCGCCTTTCCCTTAAAGAACAGAGGAGTGCCCAAGGCAGACATCAACAAGCGCGTTGATGAAATCGCCGAGGCCCTCGACCTGAAACAGGATCTGCACAAACGCGCCGCCGGGCTTTCCGCTGACGCAAAACAGAAAATCTCCCTTGGCCGCGGACTCGTCAGAAGCGATGTCGCCGCCATCCTCTTTGATGAACCGCTCACCGTCATCGACCCGCACCTCAAATGGGATCTCCGCCGCAAACTCAAGGAAATTCACAAGGAATTCAAACTGACCATGATCTATGTCACTCACGATCAGGTGGAGGCCATGACCTTCGCGGATCAGATCGTGGTCATGTATGAGGGCGAAATCGTCCAGACCGGGACCCCCGAGGAGCTTTTTGAGAACCCGGATCACACCTTTGTCGGGTACTTCATCGGCAGTCCGGGCATGAATTTCCTTGAGTGTACTGTACAAGAGAGCATGGCACTCGTCGACGACGTCGCCATCCCCCTGACGCCCTCCTATGCCGAAAAAGCTGTTAAAATGGGCGGCAAGCTCAAGATAGGGATTCGACCCATGTACGTCGGAATTCATGATGCTGAAGTCGAAAACGGCGTTGCCGCGCAGGTGATAGGTATGGAAGATCAGGGCTTTTGCCGTATTATCACGGCTCAATTCGGCAACAAGACCATCAAAGCCAGAATCAAGGATAACCGGAGGATTCCGGATGGCACTTGCTGGCTGTCCTTCCCGTTGGAAAAAACAAAGCTCTACTGTGACGAAAGACTGGTCAAATAA
- a CDS encoding ABC transporter ATP-binding protein: MSLKLKGINKLVGQEVHLNDINLEFDSGSRYVVLGRTLAGKTSLLRIMAGLDRPTSGSLYADGQDVTGVTVRKRSIAMVYQQFINYPSQTIYENIASPLKIHGVKKAEIERRVMEAASMLHIEHLLDRLPAELSGGQQQRTAIARALVKNVDLLLLDEPLVNLDYKLREELRDELQKIFIERDSVVVYTTTEPTEALMLGGNVIVMHEGRVLQVGPTAEVYQHPATTQVAEVFSDPPINFMNGSINNGTVQMENGLTCPKATTMNELQDGNYIFGIRSNQLSMACNSDEHARIAGEVALSEINGSETFVHIRHGDDSLVVQDDGVHIHKVGNQVSVYVHPSAFYVFNEAGDLMISPETD, translated from the coding sequence ATGAGTTTAAAGCTCAAAGGCATCAACAAACTGGTTGGACAGGAAGTCCATCTCAACGATATCAATCTTGAATTCGACTCTGGCTCCCGCTACGTGGTCCTGGGACGGACTCTGGCAGGAAAGACTTCGCTCCTCAGGATCATGGCAGGGCTCGACCGGCCCACCTCCGGCTCTCTCTACGCCGATGGACAGGATGTAACCGGCGTCACCGTTCGCAAACGGAGTATCGCCATGGTGTATCAGCAGTTCATCAACTATCCTTCCCAGACCATTTACGAAAATATTGCTTCCCCCTTGAAGATCCACGGCGTGAAAAAAGCCGAAATCGAAAGACGGGTGATGGAAGCAGCCTCCATGCTGCACATTGAGCACCTTCTCGACAGGCTTCCAGCAGAGCTTTCAGGCGGCCAGCAACAGCGCACCGCCATTGCTCGCGCACTGGTCAAAAACGTCGACCTCCTGCTTCTGGACGAACCGCTCGTCAACCTTGACTACAAGTTGAGAGAGGAGCTTCGGGACGAGTTGCAGAAAATCTTCATCGAGCGGGACTCGGTTGTCGTTTACACGACCACTGAACCCACCGAAGCCCTCATGCTCGGCGGCAACGTCATTGTCATGCATGAAGGCCGCGTCCTCCAGGTCGGACCAACTGCCGAAGTGTATCAACACCCTGCCACCACACAAGTGGCGGAAGTTTTCAGCGACCCACCGATCAACTTCATGAACGGTTCGATCAATAACGGCACAGTTCAGATGGAGAACGGCCTGACCTGCCCGAAGGCCACCACAATGAACGAACTGCAAGACGGCAACTACATTTTCGGCATCCGTTCCAACCAGCTCAGCATGGCCTGCAACAGTGACGAACACGCCCGTATTGCCGGCGAAGTCGCCTTATCTGAAATCAACGGTTCCGAAACCTTTGTCCACATCAGGCACGGCGACGATTCACTTGTCGTTCAGGATGACGGCGTCCACATTCATAAAGTTGGAAATCAGGTTTCGGTCTATGTCCACCCGAGTGCCTTTTATGTATTCAACGAGGCGGGAGATCTCATGATCTCGCCAGAGACTGACTAG
- a CDS encoding DeoR family transcriptional regulator yields the protein MPDRDSEKSIGTKGKHASVKTRHKQIVDLVRERGFIAIGVLAEKFKVTPQTVRRDINTLCDLGLLQRHHGGAGPVLSTENVDYTDRKILCLREKQIIARLVAQNIPNKSSLFINMGTTTEEVAKVLVKHDKLRVITNNLNVAKTLSVNNNIEVIISGGIVRHKDCGIVGEAAIDFIRQFKVDYGIIGISGVDKDGTLLDFDYREVTAARSIIENSRKVFLVTDHTKFGRNAMVRLGNIREVDAMFTNKMPPSELVEIMQHNDVELHVAE from the coding sequence ATGCCGGATAGAGATTCAGAAAAATCCATTGGCACAAAGGGCAAGCATGCCTCTGTCAAAACACGTCACAAGCAGATCGTCGACCTTGTTCGGGAACGGGGCTTTATCGCCATTGGCGTACTGGCCGAGAAATTCAAGGTCACCCCGCAAACCGTACGCAGAGATATCAACACCCTCTGCGATCTGGGACTCCTCCAAAGACACCACGGCGGGGCCGGCCCCGTGCTCAGCACGGAAAATGTCGATTACACGGATCGCAAGATTCTCTGCCTCCGGGAAAAACAGATTATAGCCAGACTGGTTGCCCAGAACATTCCAAACAAATCCTCACTGTTCATCAATATGGGGACGACGACTGAGGAAGTTGCCAAGGTTCTGGTCAAACACGACAAACTGCGCGTCATCACAAACAACCTCAACGTCGCAAAAACACTCAGCGTAAACAACAACATAGAGGTCATCATTTCCGGCGGCATAGTCCGACACAAAGATTGCGGCATCGTAGGAGAAGCGGCCATTGATTTCATACGCCAGTTCAAGGTCGACTACGGCATCATCGGCATAAGCGGCGTGGACAAGGACGGCACACTCCTGGACTTCGATTACCGGGAAGTCACAGCCGCACGCTCCATCATCGAGAATTCACGCAAGGTCTTTCTCGTCACGGATCATACGAAATTCGGCAGAAACGCCATGGTCAGACTGGGTAACATCCGTGAAGTGGACGCCATGTTCACCAACAAGATGCCGCCATCTGAACTTGTTGAAATAATGCAACACAACGACGTCGAACTCCATGTTGCCGAGTAG
- a CDS encoding FAD-dependent oxidoreductase yields MRTLQTTVLIVGGGATGTGLARDLALRGVPCLLAERRDLNAGASGGNHGLLHSGARYVASDMEAAVECREEGAILKAMAPQCIENTGGLFVAVQGDDEQYVADFEGMCQKSCIPTRQLDLDEARELEPLLSDKLISAYAVEDGAVDPFMLSLDNMSHALVLGAQLLRNARIVGFSKGNGQIQRALFLDETSGESFEVEAEIIVNATGAWAGLVAALAGADIHILYSSGSLLVTQDRLTKRVINRLRKASDSDILVPGGTVSVLGTTSVTIDSPDDCRPTVAETDAIIEDAQAMIPVLATTRYIRAYAGVRPLVLTGESDDARSVSRGFSLIDHARDNVDNFITITGGKLTTFRLMAEKTADMVCRKLGVTAPCLTRTEPLPASTMGRWTEPGLAPKSWVRSRDQDDLILCECEMVSRNTIDSIIENMPGMRGNSMLKAIGLRSRVGKGPCQGGFCGLRITGHLYDQGHVSDEQGLTELKSFVSRRWRGFSPVLWGLPMVQADLQEALYCGALDMELDHNTDDATCEDDE; encoded by the coding sequence GTGAGAACACTTCAGACTACAGTCCTCATCGTGGGTGGAGGAGCCACCGGCACTGGTTTGGCCAGAGATCTGGCCTTGCGCGGTGTCCCATGCCTTTTGGCGGAACGACGTGACCTTAATGCCGGTGCGTCCGGCGGCAATCACGGGCTTTTGCATAGCGGGGCGCGGTATGTTGCCTCTGATATGGAGGCCGCTGTCGAATGTCGGGAAGAAGGTGCCATTCTCAAAGCCATGGCCCCTCAATGTATAGAGAATACCGGAGGGCTTTTTGTCGCTGTACAGGGTGATGACGAGCAGTACGTGGCGGACTTTGAAGGCATGTGTCAGAAAAGTTGTATTCCGACCCGGCAGCTTGATCTTGACGAAGCCCGTGAACTTGAGCCGCTTCTGTCAGACAAACTTATTTCCGCCTATGCGGTCGAGGATGGTGCCGTTGATCCGTTCATGCTGTCGCTCGACAACATGTCGCATGCGCTGGTTCTCGGGGCGCAACTGCTCCGAAATGCGCGGATAGTCGGATTTTCCAAGGGAAATGGCCAAATCCAGCGGGCATTGTTTTTGGATGAGACTTCAGGCGAATCGTTCGAGGTCGAAGCTGAAATCATTGTCAATGCGACTGGTGCATGGGCAGGGCTTGTTGCCGCTTTAGCCGGAGCTGATATTCATATTCTTTACTCTTCCGGGAGCCTGCTTGTAACGCAGGATCGGTTGACCAAACGTGTCATCAACCGGCTGCGCAAGGCGTCTGATTCGGATATCCTTGTTCCCGGCGGAACCGTCTCCGTTCTGGGGACCACATCCGTGACAATCGATTCTCCTGATGACTGCCGTCCGACCGTGGCGGAAACCGATGCGATCATCGAAGACGCCCAGGCCATGATTCCGGTGCTGGCAACGACCCGTTACATCCGTGCATATGCCGGAGTGCGTCCTCTCGTCCTTACGGGTGAAAGTGATGACGCCCGGAGCGTCAGCCGTGGTTTTTCCCTTATCGACCACGCTCGTGACAATGTGGATAATTTCATCACGATCACTGGTGGCAAGCTAACGACATTCCGGCTCATGGCTGAAAAAACAGCGGATATGGTATGCAGGAAACTTGGCGTGACAGCACCCTGCCTGACGCGAACCGAGCCGTTACCCGCGTCCACCATGGGACGGTGGACTGAACCGGGGCTGGCCCCCAAGTCATGGGTGCGGAGCCGGGATCAGGACGACCTCATTTTGTGTGAATGTGAAATGGTATCACGAAATACCATTGATTCCATTATCGAAAACATGCCGGGTATGCGTGGCAACTCCATGCTCAAGGCCATCGGTCTGCGCAGTCGGGTCGGTAAAGGCCCGTGTCAGGGTGGCTTTTGCGGTCTCAGGATTACCGGCCACCTGTACGATCAGGGCCATGTGTCCGATGAGCAGGGGCTGACGGAACTCAAGTCTTTTGTCAGTCGGCGTTGGCGTGGTTTCTCCCCCGTTCTGTGGGGACTTCCCATGGTACAGGCGGATTTGCAGGAAGCCTTGTATTGTGGAGCACTTGATATGGAACTCGACCATAATACGGACGATGCCACTTGTGAGGATGATGAATGA
- the glpB gene encoding glycerol-3-phosphate dehydrogenase subunit GlpB, producing the protein MTRNDDTYDVMVIGAGFAGMAAALFASAQGLKVVQTGSTGGIDFSTGFIDLMGVHPVAEGKRWRNPWSAIEAVVRDFPKHPYGLLSTDEISEAIDTFTRFLAEQGLEYVGYQERNTCSLTPAGTIKRTYRVPKTAWNGSVALGQKAPTLIVDFHGLKGFSGAQLVETQKHHWPELKTVRIQFPGGRGELYPEHMAWALADLGIQEKMIAAIMPHAVDVEYIGFPAVLGLNDPVKIVNHLEKLSEKQIFEIPTIPPSIAGPRLRAVFDRGLPSLGVRTHSQKMVTGVKVLDNGMFEFSVGTGAAMLPVTAKKAILATGRFFGKGLRADRKKLVEPVFDLSVVQPEERGQWHAQEFFAPQGHPVNSAGIEVDERLRPVDASGRPAYANLHAAGAILAHHDWMRMKCGAGLAIATAYKAVKELMR; encoded by the coding sequence ATGACCAGGAATGACGACACATATGATGTCATGGTCATTGGAGCGGGTTTTGCCGGAATGGCCGCCGCGCTGTTTGCTTCGGCGCAGGGCCTTAAGGTTGTGCAGACCGGCTCCACCGGGGGGATTGATTTCAGTACGGGGTTTATTGATCTCATGGGGGTGCATCCCGTTGCCGAAGGGAAGCGGTGGCGGAATCCGTGGTCAGCTATTGAGGCAGTCGTGCGAGATTTTCCGAAGCACCCATATGGACTGCTCTCCACGGATGAAATTTCCGAGGCCATTGATACTTTCACTCGATTTCTCGCCGAACAGGGGCTGGAATATGTCGGATATCAGGAGCGTAATACCTGCTCTCTTACCCCGGCCGGAACGATTAAGCGAACATACCGTGTTCCCAAGACAGCGTGGAACGGTTCCGTGGCGCTGGGGCAGAAGGCTCCCACGCTCATCGTGGATTTTCATGGGCTCAAGGGATTCAGCGGCGCACAGCTTGTCGAAACGCAGAAACATCACTGGCCTGAATTGAAAACGGTTCGGATACAGTTCCCCGGTGGTCGAGGTGAGCTGTATCCGGAACATATGGCATGGGCATTGGCAGACCTGGGTATTCAGGAAAAAATGATCGCTGCCATTATGCCGCACGCGGTAGATGTTGAATATATCGGATTTCCTGCGGTCCTCGGTCTCAATGATCCCGTGAAGATCGTGAATCATTTGGAAAAGCTTTCAGAAAAACAGATATTTGAGATTCCGACGATTCCGCCATCCATTGCCGGCCCCCGGCTTCGAGCTGTTTTTGATCGAGGATTGCCTTCTCTGGGCGTTCGGACACATTCTCAAAAAATGGTCACGGGCGTGAAGGTTTTGGACAACGGCATGTTTGAGTTCTCGGTGGGGACGGGCGCCGCCATGCTCCCGGTGACTGCAAAAAAGGCCATACTTGCCACGGGTCGATTCTTTGGCAAAGGGCTTCGCGCTGACCGAAAGAAACTTGTTGAGCCGGTCTTTGACCTTTCGGTGGTACAGCCTGAGGAGCGTGGACAGTGGCATGCTCAGGAATTCTTTGCTCCTCAAGGACATCCGGTAAACAGCGCCGGTATCGAGGTTGATGAAAGGCTGAGGCCCGTTGATGCGTCCGGCCGTCCGGCATATGCCAACCTTCATGCGGCAGGGGCCATTTTGGCCCATCATGACTGGATGCGAATGAAGTGCGGTGCCGGGCTTGCCATTGCCACGGCATACAAGGCTGTGAAGGAATTGATGCGATAA
- a CDS encoding 4Fe-4S dicluster domain-containing protein, with the protein MLFYDIGLTLALSICVIGTVYRVAQWSGKWTSRASSPSPSFGLRLRMARTVRALALDVLLLARSGRKSVLRWLAHCFVFFGFMGLLLFHAMDETITANFFFSYESTLDPWQFLRNLFGAMTLIGLALMVYRRARLARLRLLTSFQDWAALLIVGCIVLSGFFLEASKIMSPAVFDRMTDEYFVPGEVGDLTALKAYWAHEYGVVFTVDYPMDAATLELGASLDEESCVDCHSNTATAFVSRPLATALGPVSFALNTSRADQVFWYFHVLFCFIALAALPFGKFFHPVSTPINLVARQGRRDDLDEFKPSDVLRGIGMDACTRCGECSLHCSVGPVFTVLGNQNILPSEKLISLKRFQIGGVMSKASLTAFAEGSRICTECLRCTDICPSGINLQDLWNTSKARIAVRASSPTDLMRKKTGAQRARVFDDLCKSSSILPAVTGLADNSTSYWSCVQCTTCTSVCPVVAVSEDPSRDLDLLPQQIMNLLRMGLKEETLGARMVWSCTTCYKCQEHCPQNIRVADVLYELRNTVAARVRDGGASCEGNGESL; encoded by the coding sequence ATGCTTTTTTATGATATCGGCCTGACACTGGCGCTCTCCATATGCGTAATCGGTACGGTTTACCGTGTCGCTCAATGGAGTGGAAAGTGGACTTCCCGTGCGTCATCTCCTTCTCCCTCTTTCGGCTTGCGTCTGCGGATGGCTCGCACAGTCAGAGCGTTGGCGCTTGATGTCCTGCTCCTTGCGCGAAGCGGCAGGAAAAGTGTCCTTCGTTGGTTGGCACATTGCTTCGTGTTTTTCGGTTTCATGGGACTCCTCTTGTTTCATGCCATGGATGAGACCATCACCGCCAATTTCTTTTTCTCCTATGAATCTACTCTTGATCCCTGGCAGTTCCTGCGCAACCTGTTCGGCGCTATGACGCTGATCGGACTTGCGCTCATGGTTTACCGCAGGGCGCGGTTAGCCAGGCTCCGTTTGTTGACGAGTTTTCAGGACTGGGCGGCACTCTTGATTGTTGGCTGCATCGTTCTTTCCGGTTTCTTTCTTGAGGCATCAAAGATCATGTCTCCCGCGGTTTTCGACCGTATGACCGACGAGTATTTTGTTCCGGGAGAGGTCGGCGACCTGACCGCTTTGAAAGCATACTGGGCGCATGAATACGGCGTTGTATTTACCGTGGATTACCCTATGGACGCAGCGACTCTTGAACTCGGGGCGAGTCTTGACGAAGAGAGTTGTGTGGATTGTCACTCCAACACCGCCACCGCGTTTGTTTCCCGACCACTGGCAACAGCCCTTGGGCCGGTGTCCTTTGCCTTGAATACGAGCAGAGCGGATCAGGTCTTCTGGTATTTTCATGTTCTGTTTTGTTTTATCGCGCTGGCGGCTTTGCCGTTCGGGAAATTTTTCCATCCGGTGTCCACACCGATCAATTTGGTTGCCCGACAGGGACGGCGAGACGATCTTGACGAATTCAAACCGTCTGATGTGCTCCGGGGCATTGGGATGGATGCGTGTACCCGATGTGGGGAATGCAGTCTGCATTGCAGTGTCGGTCCGGTTTTTACGGTCCTGGGGAATCAGAATATCCTTCCTTCAGAAAAGCTTATTTCTCTCAAACGGTTTCAAATTGGCGGGGTGATGTCCAAAGCCAGCCTGACCGCTTTTGCCGAAGGAAGCCGTATCTGTACCGAATGCTTGCGGTGTACGGATATTTGCCCGTCGGGGATCAATCTTCAGGATTTGTGGAACACTTCCAAGGCCCGGATAGCCGTGCGGGCATCGAGTCCAACTGATCTTATGCGAAAAAAAACAGGAGCGCAGCGAGCCCGGGTCTTTGATGATCTGTGCAAATCCTCGTCCATTCTGCCTGCTGTGACCGGACTTGCGGATAACTCCACGTCCTATTGGTCGTGCGTGCAGTGTACCACCTGCACGAGTGTTTGTCCGGTGGTGGCTGTGAGCGAGGACCCGTCCAGAGACCTTGATCTTTTGCCGCAGCAGATCATGAATCTGCTGCGCATGGGACTCAAGGAAGAGACGCTTGGTGCACGCATGGTGTGGAGCTGCACGACTTGTTATAAATGTCAGGAACACTGCCCGCAGAATATCCGTGTGGCCGACGTCCTGTATGAACTGCGAAATACCGTTGCCGCCCGCGTGCGGGACGGCGGTGCCAGTTGTGAAGGAAATGGAGAATCCCTGTGA
- a CDS encoding CoB--CoM heterodisulfide reductase iron-sulfur subunit B family protein, which translates to MKYAYFPGCKIPHHLPEYGASVEAVCKALEIELVSLEFNCCGWPVRHENELASIYSAVRNLAVAEEAGLPVFTPCKCCFGNLKYARSRLAEDEKLAALVATLLERDGLTLPTSMNVFHMLTILDEQVGVNNLHRQTIQPLEGVKVACHYGCHALRPGNVTGFDDPLAPTVFERVVQAVGAETVDWDLRLECCGYPLRGRDDTISEALMRKKLENAASVGADVVATACTYCQLQFDRERDGLSYSDPLRKAPPAVLVSQLIGIALGLDTHALGLDKHHIPWRGRGF; encoded by the coding sequence GTGAAGTATGCCTATTTCCCCGGGTGTAAGATCCCTCACCATCTTCCGGAATATGGCGCATCCGTTGAAGCCGTATGTAAAGCTCTTGAAATTGAATTGGTGTCGCTTGAGTTCAATTGTTGCGGCTGGCCTGTACGACACGAGAATGAACTGGCGTCCATCTATTCGGCTGTGCGTAATCTCGCCGTGGCTGAAGAGGCAGGATTGCCTGTTTTTACACCGTGCAAGTGCTGTTTCGGCAATCTGAAGTATGCCCGGTCCAGACTGGCGGAAGACGAAAAGCTTGCCGCATTGGTCGCGACGCTTCTGGAACGGGACGGGCTGACGTTGCCCACGTCCATGAATGTGTTTCACATGCTGACCATCCTTGATGAACAGGTCGGGGTCAATAACCTCCATCGACAGACCATACAACCTCTTGAAGGAGTGAAGGTGGCTTGCCATTACGGTTGTCATGCACTTCGCCCGGGGAATGTCACCGGGTTTGATGACCCTTTGGCCCCGACCGTGTTCGAAAGAGTCGTACAGGCTGTTGGCGCGGAAACCGTTGACTGGGATCTGCGGCTTGAGTGCTGCGGATATCCCCTGCGAGGTCGTGACGATACCATTTCCGAAGCCCTGATGCGTAAGAAGCTTGAGAATGCAGCCTCGGTCGGCGCGGATGTCGTGGCTACGGCCTGTACCTATTGTCAGCTTCAATTCGACAGGGAACGTGACGGGCTTTCATACAGTGATCCACTCCGAAAGGCGCCGCCAGCCGTGCTTGTCAGCCAGTTGATAGGCATTGCCTTGGGGCTGGATACGCATGCGCTTGGATTGGATAAACATCACATCCCCTGGCGAGGGCGCGGTTTTTAG
- the glpK gene encoding glycerol kinase GlpK has product MVKYIGAVDSGTTSSRFIIFDERGRIVGLDQKEHQQIYPKPGWVEHDPMEIWNNTQEVIRGALTKSGIKGSELAAIGITNQRETTIVWDRYTGKPFYNAIVWQCTRTHQICKDLMADGGQDRFREKTGLPIATYFSGPKIKWILDNIPEARAAAEKGDAMFGTIETWIIWWLTGGPRGGAHVTDVTNASRTMLMDLKTLEWDEDIMKIMGIPAEGLARIVPSSDQATWGPTSESGPLRARVPVCGAVGDQQAALVGQTCFAPGQAKNTYGTGCFLLMHTGHEPIQSKHGLITTLAYQFSGRKPSYCLEGSIAIAGALVQWLRDNLQMFDSAPEVEALAKKVEDTGGMYIVPAFSGLYAPYWRPDARGVMVGLTRYINRNHIARAVLEATAYQTKDIVEAMNKDSGVVLQTLKADGGMVFNELLMQFQSDILNVPVVRPKVAETTCLGAAYAAGIAVGFWSGREELYNNWEEDKTWQPDMDEKKRAEGYKGWKKAVERTYDWVD; this is encoded by the coding sequence ATGGTGAAATATATCGGAGCCGTTGATTCCGGGACCACAAGCAGCAGATTCATTATTTTTGACGAACGTGGTCGTATTGTCGGGCTTGACCAGAAGGAACATCAACAGATCTACCCGAAACCGGGCTGGGTCGAACATGATCCCATGGAAATCTGGAACAACACTCAGGAAGTCATCAGAGGGGCCTTGACCAAGTCCGGCATCAAGGGGTCGGAATTGGCTGCCATCGGCATCACCAATCAGCGTGAAACCACGATTGTCTGGGACCGATACACCGGCAAACCGTTCTACAACGCCATTGTCTGGCAATGCACCCGTACACACCAGATCTGCAAGGATCTCATGGCAGATGGCGGTCAGGATCGTTTTCGGGAGAAAACCGGACTGCCCATTGCAACATATTTTTCCGGTCCGAAGATCAAATGGATTCTGGATAACATTCCTGAAGCCCGTGCTGCAGCTGAAAAGGGTGACGCCATGTTCGGCACCATTGAAACATGGATTATCTGGTGGCTGACAGGTGGGCCGAGAGGTGGTGCCCATGTTACGGATGTCACCAACGCCAGCCGGACAATGCTCATGGACCTCAAGACCCTTGAGTGGGATGAGGACATCATGAAGATTATGGGTATCCCGGCCGAAGGGTTGGCCCGTATAGTGCCTTCATCGGATCAGGCGACATGGGGACCGACATCGGAAAGCGGACCTCTTCGCGCACGGGTTCCTGTCTGTGGCGCGGTTGGCGACCAGCAGGCGGCGCTGGTCGGACAGACCTGCTTTGCGCCGGGACAGGCAAAAAATACCTATGGAACAGGGTGTTTCCTGCTCATGCACACAGGGCATGAACCTATCCAGTCCAAGCACGGTTTGATTACCACACTTGCCTATCAGTTCAGCGGGCGCAAACCCTCCTATTGTCTTGAAGGTTCCATTGCCATTGCCGGTGCACTGGTCCAATGGCTGCGGGACAATCTCCAGATGTTCGATTCAGCGCCGGAGGTCGAGGCTCTGGCTAAAAAGGTGGAAGATACGGGCGGCATGTATATTGTCCCGGCTTTTTCCGGCTTGTATGCACCGTATTGGCGACCGGATGCCCGTGGCGTCATGGTCGGCCTGACACGATACATCAACCGTAATCATATCGCCCGCGCTGTACTGGAAGCCACCGCCTATCAGACCAAGGACATCGTGGAAGCAATGAACAAGGATTCCGGTGTAGTGTTGCAGACTCTGAAGGCCGATGGCGGTATGGTTTTCAATGAACTGCTCATGCAGTTCCAGTCGGATATTCTCAATGTTCCGGTTGTTCGGCCCAAGGTGGCTGAGACCACATGCCTCGGCGCGGCGTATGCCGCTGGTATTGCTGTCGGTTTCTGGTCCGGGCGTGAGGAATTGTATAACAACTGGGAAGAAGACAAGACATGGCAGCCCGACATGGATGAAAAGAAGCGGGCCGAAGGGTACAAAGGGTGGAAAAAGGCTGTCGAACGTACGTATGATTGGGTTGATTAG